Genomic segment of Saprospira sp. CCB-QB6:
TTGATCTACCAGAAAATGTCCTGACAAAATATGGCTATAACAAAGATATAATACCCCCAACATCGGAACAAAGAAGGCCAAATTACGCCCGATAAAAGCCAAGTACTTTCGCTTAATAAGTAATTGCCCTACCCAAACGTAATAGTTCAGATAGAAGACTAGTAGATTGAAGCCAAGGTTTAATGTATGCTTGAACAAAAACTTCTGCCAAGGAATATGCGTATGCCGCCAATCTATCCATAACAAAGGGGAGATCAATAAGATAAGCCAAGGCAAAAAGTGAAAAATAAATTTGCGCCAACTCGGTGAAAAGTTGAACTGCTGATCTTCTCTGCACATAATAATTCATGTTTATACACAAATATCGATAATCTCTATGCTTTAGCCACCTAAACTAGACTAAGCCCCCTTTCTTATAGATGACTCTAGCCCATAAAAAAACCGGCAGCCTCCCTTTGGAAACTACCGGATGATAAAGCTGAACAGTCTAATTAACTTCTTTTCGTGCCTTTCGGCTCAGCATATTGAGGCGCCTTATTCTGTCGAGGCGATACATTCTCTTCTACGGCTGGAGCCCTAGCCGACTCCTCCTCCTCAAACCAAATCCGCTTTACCTTATGCCGTACCATGATCTTTACCCCCTCATAATCTTTGTAAAAACGTACCTCTTCTGCATTGGGGTCTAAAACCATCTCATAATGATTGCCTACATCAGAGACGATACTAAACTCAAAGATCTCATTCTCCTCATCTTGCCGCGCTTCCTTTATCAAGTAAGCCGAACTAATAGAAGGTGTCGTATGCTTGAACATACTCATCTCCTCATTAAACTCAAAAAAAGTCAATTCCTCCTCATCAGAAGACATCAAGACCCATTCTTCGCTCTCTTCATTATAACGTAAATCTTCTCTTAGGGATGTAGAAATCATCATCTGGCTCCAAAGCGGAAATTGTAGGAGCATAAATAGTAAAAACAGGGGAAGCGGTCGCATAGGCTATTGTTTTGGCCCTTTATGGGGAGCTAAAGAGCATTTGATGGAATTATTTTTTATACAATCCCACATACAGCAAAAAAAATTCCAAGCAACAGTAATTTTATAATAAATTATATTGTCACAACAGCCTTTATTTGAATCTTTATTGGGCTATTGGGCTGCCCCTCGCCTGCGGCTCGGGTCGGGCTGTGTCAGGGCTCGCTATTCGCTCGGCCCTTCGCCAGCAAGCTGGCTCGGTCTGGCCTGCGGCCACCCTTTTCCATCCCTCAGCCTGCGGCGCTTCGCGCCTGCTCCCGCCAAAAGCATTTTGCCCTAAAAGTGCTGCTGATAGAACTCTAATACTCGTGGATCTACCCTAATGTCTTGCGGTTTTAAGGGATGTTTGAGTACTAAGCCCTCAAAGGTTCGGCAGCGGCTCAAGGCCACATAAGTTTGCCCAAACTCAAAGGCCCCCTTGGGCATATCTAACAATACCCGATCAAAGGTTTTTCCCTGACTCTTGTGTATGGTCATCGCCCAAGCCAAACGCAAAGGATATTGCGTGAAACTTCCACTAACTTTGGTCTCTATTTCTCCCGACTCATTCAACTGATGAGTCATCATCTCCCACTCAAACTTTTCAACCTTGATGGTTTGTAAATCTCCAAAAGGACCATAAACCTGCACCTGTATCTCATCAAAATCTAAGTAGACCACTTTCCCAATGGTCCCATTCGCATAGCGACGCTTAGGATCATTTTTAAGGAAGACCACCTGTGCCCCTAATTTTAAACGCAGTGGAGAGGGAGCTGGCTGTACATTCATCTGCCCAGAGACCTCCGCTATATAACTATACTCCTCTCCCTCCAAAGCCAATAACCTCGCTCGATTGACTTCATCTACTCGGGCGTTTCTAGCCGCCAAAGTGATGTAGAAGTCCGATTGTTCTGGAAAATCGGGAATATGCCGCTCATTCAACTCCATAAATTCATCATAATCCATAGCACTCTGCCGAACCGCATCCAATAAACCGATAAATCGACGATCCGACTGCCGATAGACCTCCCTTAATTCAGCCATAATGATCTCCATCTGAAAAAAGACCTCTGCAGAGAAGAAATAGGGACTCTCATAACGCTCTTGTAGTTGCTGCCTAACCTCTGGACTGCTAATCACAGGAGGCAACTGAAAGAGATCGCCAAACATAATGAGCTGCGCCCCCCCAAAGGGTAGGTAACGGTCCCGCCCATTGACCCGCATAAAGAAATCTATCTGGTCCATCATGTCCGCACGGACCATCGAAATCTCATCTATAATGATCGTATCAATGGCCTTGTATAAACGATGATTCTTCCTAGGCTTCATTTCACTCCTTTGCAGGGGCCGAGGCGGAAAGCCAAAGAAAGAGTGAATCGTTTGCCCCCCAATATTCAAAGCCGCTATTCCAGTAGGCGCCAATACGACC
This window contains:
- a CDS encoding ATP-dependent DNA helicase, with the translated sequence METEEIDLNADFQACLEDMEAGTPAMFITGKAGTGKSTLLREFVRRTKKKVVVLAPTGIAALNIGGQTIHSFFGFPPRPLQRSEMKPRKNHRLYKAIDTIIIDEISMVRADMMDQIDFFMRVNGRDRYLPFGGAQLIMFGDLFQLPPVISSPEVRQQLQERYESPYFFSAEVFFQMEIIMAELREVYRQSDRRFIGLLDAVRQSAMDYDEFMELNERHIPDFPEQSDFYITLAARNARVDEVNRARLLALEGEEYSYIAEVSGQMNVQPAPSPLRLKLGAQVVFLKNDPKRRYANGTIGKVVYLDFDEIQVQVYGPFGDLQTIKVEKFEWEMMTHQLNESGEIETKVSGSFTQYPLRLAWAMTIHKSQGKTFDRVLLDMPKGAFEFGQTYVALSRCRTFEGLVLKHPLKPQDIRVDPRVLEFYQQHF